In one Culex quinquefasciatus strain JHB chromosome 2, VPISU_Cqui_1.0_pri_paternal, whole genome shotgun sequence genomic region, the following are encoded:
- the LOC6052170 gene encoding pre-mRNA-splicing regulator female-lethal(2)D, producing MQQSAEDSSSLMDTDHGSNVLSASSPPLNSAVAVATAPASVAIAAVAGSVPVPAGVGSAPGVVVVGRTGESLEFHCRMLEEELQSIKESESKLKQQYVESQRRERILARRLAVKEQEMQDFASQIAELKTAQAPGQAALRSALLDPAVNILFQKLKNELQQTKAKLEETQNELSAWKFTPDSNTGKRLMAKCRLLYQENEELGKMTSNGRLAKLEGELALQKSYNEEVKKSQLELDDFLQEMDEDVEGMQSTIVFLQQELKHTKDEKETLEKEVLQLRSYVNGCGTTNNGGEDGTVAADPNRMDTSEPEPESGLVNGSNNKLVKQSGGSSGGVVDQNRTHCVSGNSNPDLLPNGGDELVGEQDANSRLCGGNNATSATGSNNKKANNRTAKTVGGKKRNYAEDSDDLHPQDGGADDEEDSGHYEDGSNNGKMLAPDSQQDQDQEMTTTTTTTTSSKRMTRSGKGKAPPKLSVKKLRRASVLSADPAEDDDAPDGGFAANGAN from the exons ATGCAGCAGAGTGCGGAGGACAGCTCGAGCCTCATGGACACCGATCACGGCAGCAATGTGTTGTCCGCGTCGTCGCCACCGTTAAACAGTGCCGTCGCCGTTGCCACCGCCCCTGCGTCGGTGGCCATCGCCGCGGTCGCCGGAAGTGTGCCGGTGCCGGCGGGTGTCGGTTCCGCTCCCGGCGTCGTCGTGGTCGGGCGTACCGGCGAATCGCTGGAATTTCACTGCCGCATGCTGGAAG AGGAACTTCAATCGATCAAGGAATCCGAGTCCAAGCTCAAACAACAGTATGTCGAATCTCAGCGCCGCGAGCGGATTCTGGCCAGGCGACTCGCCGTCAAGGAACAGGAGATGCAAGACTTTGCC AGTCAAATTGCCGAGCTTAAAACCGCCCAGGCCCCGGGACAGGCCGCCCTCCGGTCGGCGCTGCTCGATCCGGCCGTCAACATACTCTTTCAAAAGCTCAAGAACGAACTCCAGCAGACCAAAGCGAAGCTGGAGGAAACGCAGAACGAGCTGTCCGCGTGGAAGTTCACCCCGGACTCGAACACCGGCAAACGGTTGATGGCCAAGTGCCGGCTGCTGTACCAGGAGAACGAAGAACTGGGCAAGATGACCTCAAATGGACGGTTGGCCAAGCTCGAGGGTGAACTGGCCCTGCAGAAGAGCTACAACGAGGAGGTCAAAAAGTCACAACtgg AGCTGGACGACTTCCTGCAGGAGATGGACGAGGACGTCGAGGGCATGCAGAGCACGATCGTGTTCCTGCAGCAGGAGCTTAAGCACACCAAGGACGAGAAGGAAACCCTGGAGAAGGAGGTCCTGCAGCTGCGCTCATACGTCAACGGTTGTGGCACCACCAATAACGGCGGCGAAGATGGCACCGTGGCCGCCGACCCGAACCGGATGGACACTTCGGAGCCGGAACCGGAGTCGGGTCTAGTGAATGGGAGTAACAATAAGTTGGTGAAGCAAAGTGGTGGTTCAAGTGGTGGTGTTGTTGATCAGAATCGGACGCACTGTGTTAGTGGCAACAGCAATCCGGATTTGCTCCCGAACGGTGGTGATGAGTTGGTTGGCGAGCAAGACGCCAACAGTAGACTTTGCGGTGGTAATAACGCTACTAGTGCAACCGGTAGTAACAATAAGAAAGCAAACAACAGGACTGCAAAAACCGTTGGTGGCAAGAAGCGAAACTACGCCGAAGATTCGGACGATCTCCACCCACAGGACGGCGGCGCAGACGACGAGGAAGACAGTGGCCACTACGAGGACGGATCCAACAACGGCAAAATGCTGGCCCCCGACAGTCAGCAGGATCAGGACCAGGAAATGACCacgaccacgacgacgacgaccagcaGCAAGCGCATGACCCGGTCCGGCAAGGGCAAGGCACCGCCCAAGCTGAGCGTAAAGAAGCTGCGGAGGGCATCGGTCCTATCGGCCGACCCGGCAGAGGACGATGACGCGCCCGACGGCGGATTCGCTGCCAACGGTGCGAACTGA
- the LOC6038575 gene encoding nuclear pore complex protein Nup75: protein MSSKESCPVVNIPCNLGKRHGITAAWFTEDKISVTAYSNQLLQSVNNRPPVNAPVKVTHLAPTFILDEPILRSLVSECSNVFLNLQVVKSSSPAASIDYLKISRTYRSAIRACLEKLEDLITNTKPRDLEQYQNYVTIFYSVEYIWHLVEILIVDSNSATAVVPNLLEWVQYHFPTANRMATELLQQGRDVDSNEEYWGVVKGLIIQGQIQVARALLRLHTKSEMVCFEVAEQILQTMPIYSAYGGLSVPKFKSQWQYWSANARSKIDAGILAAEPDLEEIVKLVVGDRQTWTEQCRYATSWFEYFPGYLFYTESTCKYYELGTFANTWLSQCISTGGMNATYKYLDKIILSVMENNLPQVLHNIQNICDNKWFLTHLVDLLYHCGQLTLSTGGTEDQDAEKLFRESLLYDFGTLLMSRNASLWEVGLDYLEFSSTEGLGAREALLARIPIRNEKQALKLISAAKKNNFPAVESEICKVLVKRNLANRLYGNALEWAIRSRDSFYVTAVANIFLEHYCNTGEIMCEDVIANVGAKMFCSPRLIFLVKYYDFRQFYRERSFAQAAELLINLLDSKITPSYFWPSLLADTIPLLEFKEPVIPTKETYTILHHLEWDLVPMIEKRKEQLKGAKTAAQQQQGQSQSQQMDTDEGDDNNQTLNAKFAPNLLNNCTDDLVKLLRLACTRNLARAFIIENTVAD, encoded by the exons ATGTCTTCGAAGGAAAGCTGCCCGGTTGTG AACATTCCGTGCAACCTTGGCAAACGGCACGGCATCACGGCCGCCTGGTTCACCGAGGACAAGATCTCCGTGACGGCGTACAGCAACCAGCTGCTGCAGTCGGTGAACAACCGGCCTCCGGTGAACGCGCCGGTTAAGGTAACGCACCTGGCGCCGACCTTCATCCTAGACGAACCGATCCTGCGGAGTTTGGTGTCGGAGTGCTCGAACGTGTTCCTGAACCTGCAGGTCGTCAAGAGCAGCTCGCCGGCGGCCTCGATTGACTATTTGAAGATATCGCGGACGTATCGGAGTGCGATTCGGGCTTGTTTGGAGAAGTTGGAGGATTTGATTACGAACACGAAGCCGCGGGACTTGGAGCAGTACCAGAACTATGTGACGATCTTTTACTCGGTGGAGTACATTTGGCATTTGGTGGAGATATTGATCGTTGATTCGAACTCGGCCACGGCTGTGGTGCCGAATTTGCTGGAGTGGGTGCAGTATCACTTTCCGACGGCGAACCGGATGGCGACGGAGCTGCTGCAGCAGGGTCGGGATGTGGACTCGAACGAGGAGTACTGGGGCGTGGTCAAGGGGTTGATCATTCAGGGGCAGATTCAGGTGGCGAGGGCACTGCTGAGGCTGCACACCAAGTCGGAGATGGTTTGCTTCGAGGTGGCCGAGCAGATTCTGCAGACGATGCCGATTTACAGCGCTTACGGAGGGCTGTCGGTGCCGAAGTTCAAGTCCCAGTGGCAGTACTGGTCGGCAAACGCGCGGTCGAAGATTGACGCGGGGATTCTGGCGGCGGAGCCTGACTTGGAGGAGATTGTGAAGCTGGTTGTTGGCGATCGTCAAACGTGGACGGAACAGTGCCGGTATGCGACCAGTTGGTTCGAGTACTTTCCTGGCTATTTGTTCTATACGGAGTCCACTTGCAAGTACTACGAGCTGGGGACGTTTGCCAACACCTGGCTCTCGCAGTGCATCAGTACCGGCGGAATGAACGCGACTTATAAATATCTGGACAAAATTATCCTTTCCGTCATGGAGAACAATCTGCCCCAAGTGCTGCACAACATTCAGAACATCTGCGACAACAAGTGGTTCCTGACTCACCTGGTGGACCTGCTCTACCATTGTGGCCAGCTTACCCTGTCCACCGGAGGCACCGAAGACCAGGACGCGGAGAAGCTCTTCCGCGAATCGCTGCTCTACGATTTCGGCACCCTGCTCATGTCTCGCAACGCGTCTCTTTGGGAAGTCGGCCTGGACTATCTTGAGTTCTCGAGTACGGAAGGCCTCGGAGCCCGCGAAGCCCTCCTGGCCCGCATCCCCATCCGTAACGAGAAGCAAGCCCTCAAACTGATCAGCGCCGCCAAGAAGAACAACTTCCCAGCCGTCGAGAGCGAAATCTGCAAAGTGTTGGTCAAGCGGAACCTCGCCAACCGCCTGTACGGCAACGCCCTGGAATGGGCCATTCGGTCGCGAGACAGCTTCTACGTGACGGCCGTCGCCAACATCTTCCTCGAGCACTACTGCAACACCGGCGAGATCATGTGCGAGGATGTGATCGCGAACGTGGGCGCGAAAATGTTCTGCTCGCCGCGGCTCATCTTCCTGGTCAAGTACTACGACTTCCGTCAGTTCTACCGCGAGCGATCGTTTGCGCAAGCAGCGGAGCTGCTCATCAATCTGCTCGATTCCAAAATCACCCCAAGCTA CTTCTGGCCATCGCTTCTCGCGGACACCATCCCCCTCCTCGAGTTCAAAGAACCGGTCATCCCGACCAAGGAAACGTACACCATCCTGCACCACCTGGAGTGGGACCTGGTGCCGATGATTGAGAAGCGCAAGGAGCAACTCAAGGGAGCTAAAACGGCGGCCCAGCAGCAGCAAGGACAGTCGCAGTCTCAGCAGATGGACACGGATGAAGGGGATGATAACAACCAGACGTTGAATGCAAAGTTTGCGCCCAACTTGCTCAACAACTGCACGGATGATTTGGTGAAGTTGCTGCGGTTGGCGTGTACGCGCAATTTGGCGCGGGCGTTTATTATTGAGAATACTGTTGCGGATTAA